One Mixta gaviniae genomic window carries:
- a CDS encoding phage tail termination protein, producing the protein MTPQMHVRVRELFGVAGLCDNSVVQMLVWRDTGNKADRFIVFRPNGGSAIRNDLSSEYYVMVDVISPVDNFRVTEEAVSDIIDYVQKYPMPNDCIGHIENIGGIPSPVLTTEGRLVWRLQFAVLYGE; encoded by the coding sequence ATGACTCCTCAAATGCATGTCCGCGTGCGTGAGTTATTCGGTGTCGCTGGCCTTTGCGATAACTCGGTGGTGCAAATGCTGGTCTGGCGCGACACGGGAAATAAAGCTGACCGGTTCATCGTGTTCCGCCCCAATGGCGGCTCTGCAATTCGTAATGACCTTAGCTCTGAATATTACGTCATGGTCGATGTAATCAGCCCGGTTGATAACTTCCGCGTCACTGAAGAAGCGGTTAGCGACATTATCGATTACGTCCAGAAATACCCAATGCCTAACGATTGCATCGGGCACATCGAGAATATTGGCGGAATCCCTTCGCCGGTGCTCACAACAGAAGGCCGCCTCGTCTGGCGCCTGCAGTTCGCTGTTTTGTATGGGGAATAA
- a CDS encoding HNH endonuclease signature motif containing protein, producing the protein MKTTKLEINADYLRECVSYNPYAGVFTWNVRPIEHFKDARAQKIWNTKYSGKQAGALMKSGYVLIRIHKQCYYAHRLAWLYMNGSWPQEIDHINGSPADNRIGNLRSVSHAENGKNVKIPSHNSTGVIGVCIPNDGGRIQARIQVDGKQIKLGRFDSIEEAKKARLIASRKYGFHENHGR; encoded by the coding sequence ATGAAAACTACAAAATTAGAAATTAACGCTGATTATCTTCGTGAATGCGTATCCTATAATCCATATGCAGGGGTGTTCACTTGGAATGTTAGGCCGATTGAGCATTTCAAAGACGCGCGCGCTCAAAAAATATGGAATACCAAGTATTCCGGCAAACAAGCTGGCGCTCTTATGAAGAGTGGTTACGTGTTAATTCGTATTCACAAGCAGTGTTACTACGCCCACCGGCTGGCATGGCTATACATGAACGGTTCTTGGCCTCAAGAGATTGACCATATAAATGGCTCGCCTGCTGATAACAGAATAGGGAATCTTCGATCGGTCAGTCATGCAGAAAATGGGAAGAATGTAAAAATTCCATCTCATAACTCAACTGGTGTCATTGGAGTTTGCATTCCCAATGATGGCGGCAGGATACAGGCTAGAATTCAGGTTGATGGTAAGCAAATAAAACTTGGTCGGTTTGACTCAATTGAAGAGGCAAAGAAGGCCAGACTTATAGCAAGCCGGAAATACGGCTTCCATGAAAATCATGGAAGGTGA
- a CDS encoding DUF7370 family protein, whose product MITTAQAKEYLESVGITLPDFILDALIEQVNSIQECLDANYPSATALLIQMYLLGLMGLGQGDRYISSQSAPSGASRSFRYQSFADRWKGSLALLRGLDKNGCATALIPDDPTQQAFAGIWIGKGGCMCSGGR is encoded by the coding sequence ATGATTACCACAGCACAGGCGAAGGAATATCTGGAGTCGGTTGGCATCACGCTGCCCGATTTTATTCTTGATGCGCTGATTGAGCAGGTTAACAGCATTCAGGAATGTCTTGATGCCAACTATCCGTCAGCGACAGCGTTGCTTATCCAGATGTATTTGTTAGGACTGATGGGGCTGGGGCAGGGCGATCGCTATATCAGCTCTCAGTCAGCCCCGTCAGGTGCTTCGAGGTCGTTCCGCTATCAGTCTTTTGCCGACAGGTGGAAGGGTTCCTTAGCACTGTTGAGAGGTCTTGATAAAAATGGCTGCGCAACGGCATTAATCCCCGACGACCCCACTCAGCAGGCTTTTGCAGGTATCTGGATTGGGAAAGGTGGCTGCATGTGCAGTGGGGGGCGCTAA
- a CDS encoding major capsid protein, translating to MYFTAETLAANSRLRGHWNELWANRNIFNHQHDMMVNAYRPSMTAEMLAANAVGGFTREFWAEIDRQIIQMRDQEDGMEIINDLLGVQTVLPIGKTTKLYTVSGDIADDVSISIDGQAPYSFDHTEYGGDGDPIPVFTAGYGVNWRHAAGLSTVGIDLALDSQAAKMRKFHKKRVAYYLNGDDSISVDGYKGQGIRNHRNTAKINLGSGAGGANIDLTTASPADMLAFFGPTGAFGLTARRNKVAAYDVLWVSAEIWANMSKPYLINVNAGSNALVSGTVADAISRFIPAKEIRPTFALSGNEFFGYQRRQDVISPLVGMAVGVVPLPRLMPQSNYNFQIMSAEGLQIKKDGEGLSGVVYGANLA from the coding sequence ATGTATTTTACCGCTGAAACACTGGCTGCTAACAGCCGACTGCGCGGACACTGGAACGAGCTGTGGGCGAACCGCAACATCTTCAATCATCAGCACGACATGATGGTTAATGCCTACCGTCCAAGCATGACCGCCGAAATGCTGGCAGCTAACGCTGTTGGCGGCTTTACTCGCGAATTCTGGGCTGAGATTGACCGACAGATTATCCAGATGCGCGATCAAGAAGATGGTATGGAAATCATCAACGACCTGTTAGGCGTACAGACCGTGCTGCCTATCGGAAAAACCACCAAGCTCTATACCGTTTCAGGTGATATTGCTGATGACGTATCAATCAGCATTGATGGTCAGGCGCCATATTCCTTCGACCACACCGAGTACGGTGGCGATGGCGACCCAATCCCGGTATTTACAGCAGGTTATGGTGTTAACTGGCGTCACGCTGCAGGCCTGAGCACCGTTGGTATTGACCTGGCGCTGGACTCGCAGGCTGCCAAGATGCGCAAGTTCCACAAAAAGCGCGTCGCGTACTACCTGAATGGCGATGACAGCATTTCTGTCGATGGCTACAAAGGTCAGGGCATCCGTAACCACCGAAACACTGCGAAGATTAACCTCGGCAGCGGCGCGGGCGGTGCGAATATCGACCTGACTACTGCCTCGCCGGCTGACATGCTGGCATTCTTCGGCCCGACTGGTGCTTTTGGCCTGACTGCTCGCCGCAACAAAGTCGCTGCCTATGATGTCCTGTGGGTGAGTGCTGAGATTTGGGCAAACATGTCCAAGCCATACCTCATCAACGTTAACGCCGGCAGCAATGCGCTGGTAAGTGGCACCGTGGCCGATGCAATTTCTCGCTTCATCCCGGCCAAAGAAATCCGCCCGACCTTCGCGCTTAGCGGCAATGAGTTCTTCGGCTATCAGCGTCGTCAGGACGTTATTTCACCGCTGGTTGGCATGGCTGTTGGTGTTGTTCCGCTTCCTCGCCTGATGCCGCAGAGTAACTACAACTTCCAGATCATGTCTGCTGAAGGCTTGCAGATTAAAAAGGACGGCGAAGGCCTGTCTGGTGTGGTTTACGGCGCTAATCTGGCATAA
- a CDS encoding phage cement protein, whose translation MARYRRVNIDGQSLYKTETRAAAAAILPGTAAVINGDDEFAQATALTGRLYVIDCAYHQGLGINDPIPEGDSAVGNYVEEGRELALRCVPGTYQKDTPITLGDNGQFAAAASDTDSVIGYSQDEATIAADTTDFIRVRMRVGTVAAAAGA comes from the coding sequence ATGGCACGTTATCGTCGAGTCAATATTGACGGTCAGTCTCTGTACAAGACCGAAACCCGCGCCGCGGCCGCCGCAATCCTGCCAGGCACCGCTGCAGTAATTAATGGCGACGATGAGTTTGCACAGGCAACTGCGCTGACCGGTCGTCTGTACGTGATCGACTGCGCATACCATCAGGGGCTGGGTATCAACGACCCGATCCCCGAAGGCGATTCCGCTGTCGGTAATTATGTCGAAGAAGGGCGAGAGCTGGCATTGCGCTGTGTTCCGGGCACTTACCAGAAAGACACCCCGATCACGCTGGGCGATAACGGTCAGTTCGCCGCCGCTGCATCTGACACCGACTCGGTGATCGGCTACAGCCAGGACGAAGCGACTATTGCTGCTGACACTACCGATTTCATCCGCGTGCGTATGCGCGTTGGCACCGTTGCCGCAGCCGCTGGCGCTTAA
- a CDS encoding phage minor head protein codes for MTKKAKRPAKPAILPANKQDPTGVDRLERGAMREFSKRLRKIGKGYIELLNRIPSEPAVNQRYTFRLDQNLLSMLLQNGESLIDDILLQGGELNLWFWQDYASTAYQRGTAQEFSNLSQQSAAYAADRESLDNILLSEAYQSRLILVRAREFEEMKGLSNQVKANLSRVLTDGIGRGLNPRDVARNITAQTDIERSRANRIARTEITTALRRARWDEHDQAKDDLGLNVRLLHISALSPTTRRTHALRHGHLYTSDEVREWYSINGNAINCKCSQVTVLVDEKGVPLNSSVIDIARKEYAQTWGKRMAANKSHHCCKHAA; via the coding sequence ATGACGAAGAAAGCGAAGAGGCCGGCGAAACCAGCGATATTACCGGCCAATAAGCAAGACCCGACCGGTGTAGATCGGCTGGAGCGCGGCGCAATGCGCGAGTTCAGCAAGCGGCTACGCAAAATCGGCAAGGGGTATATCGAGCTACTCAACCGCATCCCATCGGAACCAGCAGTAAACCAGCGCTACACCTTCCGCCTTGACCAGAATCTTCTCTCTATGCTGCTGCAGAACGGCGAATCGCTCATCGATGACATTTTGCTGCAGGGCGGGGAATTGAATCTGTGGTTCTGGCAGGATTATGCGTCTACCGCTTACCAGCGCGGCACGGCTCAGGAGTTCAGTAACCTGTCGCAGCAGTCCGCTGCATACGCCGCTGACCGGGAAAGCCTGGATAACATCCTGCTCAGTGAAGCGTACCAGTCCCGCCTGATACTGGTCAGGGCTCGTGAATTTGAAGAAATGAAAGGCCTGAGCAATCAGGTTAAGGCCAATCTGTCTCGTGTGCTAACAGACGGTATCGGACGCGGACTGAATCCTCGCGACGTTGCCAGAAATATCACTGCACAGACTGATATTGAGCGCAGCAGAGCTAACCGCATTGCGCGAACGGAAATCACGACAGCACTCCGGCGAGCGCGATGGGATGAGCATGACCAGGCAAAAGACGATTTGGGACTGAATGTCAGGCTGCTTCATATTTCCGCATTAAGTCCCACCACGCGTCGTACTCACGCTTTGCGACACGGGCACCTCTACACCTCAGATGAGGTCAGGGAGTGGTACAGCATCAATGGCAATGCGATTAACTGCAAATGCTCTCAGGTCACTGTGCTGGTCGATGAGAAGGGCGTCCCGCTCAACTCCAGCGTTATCGATATTGCCAGGAAAGAGTATGCCCAGACGTGGGGCAAGCGCATGGCTGCAAATAAATCACATCACTGCTGCAAACACGCGGCATAG
- a CDS encoding anti-CBASS protein Acb1 family protein, producing MTDKLTLAVNHAISDLRLARARMGMLNPGMGLDAKRSSAWCEYGFKEDLDFHDLYKLYRRGGIANGAVDKLVSNCWKTNPQVIEGEVSDKSKQLSAWEKSSNQVLTHRFWRSFAKADTRRLVGRWAGILLHIKDNKRWDDPVVKGRALQKITPAWASALKVAARDDNGNITKWQYTEVQPDGSRVQRDIHPDRILIIGDMSDDEIGFLEPGYNAAVSLEKVEGGSGESFLKNAARQLNVNFDKEINFSNLASMYGVSVTELQDKFNEAAAEVNRGNDVLLTTQGASVTPLVTAVADPSPTYDVNLKTFAASVDIPSRILVGNQSGERASTEDQIYFNARCQSRRGDLSFDIEDMVNKLIDLQILKPVAKFSIVWDDLNEQSPSDKLDSASKMSDINQKSLAAGEQVFTANEIRVAAGYEPLGKPLTEDEDDEESEEAGETSDITGQ from the coding sequence ATGACCGACAAACTTACATTAGCGGTGAATCACGCTATCAGTGATTTGCGGCTTGCCCGTGCGCGCATGGGTATGCTTAACCCCGGCATGGGGCTTGATGCCAAGCGCAGCAGCGCATGGTGTGAATACGGGTTCAAGGAAGATTTAGACTTCCATGACCTCTATAAACTCTATCGCCGCGGAGGAATCGCTAACGGCGCCGTAGATAAGCTGGTTTCCAACTGCTGGAAAACAAACCCGCAAGTTATTGAGGGTGAGGTTTCTGATAAGTCGAAGCAGCTTTCTGCATGGGAGAAGAGCAGCAACCAGGTGCTTACGCATCGTTTCTGGCGCTCTTTTGCCAAAGCCGATACGCGTCGTCTTGTCGGTCGCTGGGCTGGCATTCTACTGCACATCAAAGACAACAAGCGCTGGGATGATCCGGTAGTTAAAGGCCGTGCGCTGCAGAAGATTACGCCAGCATGGGCCAGTGCATTAAAGGTGGCTGCACGCGACGACAACGGAAACATCACCAAGTGGCAGTACACAGAAGTGCAGCCTGACGGGAGTAGAGTTCAGCGCGATATCCATCCAGACCGAATCCTGATTATCGGTGACATGTCCGATGATGAAATTGGCTTTCTGGAGCCTGGCTACAACGCGGCCGTGAGCCTCGAAAAGGTCGAGGGTGGCAGTGGTGAGTCTTTCCTGAAGAACGCAGCTCGCCAGCTGAACGTCAATTTCGATAAAGAGATTAACTTCAGCAACCTCGCGTCAATGTACGGCGTCAGCGTTACCGAGCTACAGGATAAGTTCAATGAGGCGGCCGCAGAGGTAAACCGTGGCAATGACGTCCTGTTAACAACACAGGGCGCTTCTGTCACGCCGCTGGTAACTGCGGTTGCTGACCCTTCTCCTACCTATGATGTGAACCTGAAGACGTTTGCAGCATCGGTAGATATCCCCTCGCGCATCCTTGTTGGCAATCAGTCCGGTGAGCGGGCCAGCACTGAAGACCAGATTTACTTCAACGCCCGCTGTCAGTCGCGCCGTGGTGACCTGTCATTCGATATCGAAGATATGGTCAACAAGCTAATCGACCTGCAAATCCTGAAGCCGGTAGCCAAGTTCAGCATTGTATGGGATGACCTGAATGAACAGTCACCTTCCGACAAGCTGGATAGCGCCAGCAAGATGAGTGACATCAACCAGAAGTCACTGGCAGCGGGCGAGCAGGTTTTTACCGCCAATGAAATCCGCGTCGCAGCTGGTTATGAGCCGCTGGGTAAACCACTGACTGAGGATGAAGATGACGAAGAAAGCGAAGAGGCCGGCGAAACCAGCGATATTACCGGCCAATAA
- a CDS encoding PBSX family phage terminase large subunit → MSESVQLPIPAKLAPLFTAANKRYRCSHGGRGSAKTRTFALMTAVKAYQAMMNGESGVVLCAREFMNSLEESSMQEVKQAILSVPWLAANFDIGEKYIRTIDKSVSYVFCGLRHNLDSIKSKARILLCWVDEAESVSETAWQKLSPTVREEGSEIWVTWNPERDGSATDKRFRKEAGDDCVTVEMNYTDNPWFPDVLEGERQNDQRRLDPATYAWVWEGAYLENSDKQVLAGKYRVAEFSDELWKEAERLFFGADFGFAKDPNTLTRSFILHNRLYIEYEAYGMQTELDHMPTLYDTIPGSREWPIKADSARPETISYLKRQGFNISAAEKWQGSVEDGIAHLRGFEEIIIHPRCKNVAREARMWSYKTDRITGEVLPKLADGDEHTWDAIRYSLDGHIKRKGQMAGMMIPKRLQGR, encoded by the coding sequence ATGAGTGAATCTGTCCAGCTTCCGATTCCTGCCAAACTCGCTCCGTTATTCACCGCTGCCAATAAGCGCTATCGCTGCTCACATGGCGGCCGTGGTAGCGCCAAGACACGAACATTCGCATTGATGACGGCCGTAAAGGCATATCAGGCCATGATGAATGGTGAAAGCGGCGTAGTGCTTTGCGCGCGTGAGTTCATGAACTCGCTTGAAGAGTCGAGCATGCAGGAAGTGAAGCAGGCGATCCTTTCAGTACCATGGCTGGCTGCCAACTTCGACATTGGCGAGAAATATATCCGCACCATCGATAAAAGCGTCAGCTACGTATTCTGCGGCCTGCGCCATAACCTCGACAGCATTAAGTCGAAAGCACGCATTCTTCTGTGCTGGGTCGATGAGGCCGAATCAGTCAGTGAAACAGCGTGGCAGAAGCTCAGCCCTACGGTTCGTGAAGAAGGCTCAGAGATTTGGGTGACATGGAACCCTGAAAGAGATGGCAGCGCCACTGATAAGCGTTTCCGCAAAGAGGCTGGTGACGACTGCGTTACTGTCGAGATGAACTACACGGATAATCCGTGGTTCCCTGATGTACTGGAAGGTGAGCGGCAAAACGACCAGCGGCGCCTTGACCCGGCAACCTATGCATGGGTATGGGAAGGGGCTTATCTCGAAAACTCTGATAAGCAGGTGCTGGCCGGAAAATACCGTGTTGCTGAATTCTCGGATGAACTGTGGAAAGAGGCTGAGCGCTTATTCTTCGGTGCTGACTTTGGCTTCGCTAAAGACCCTAACACGCTGACCCGCTCATTCATTCTGCATAACCGGCTTTATATCGAATATGAAGCCTATGGCATGCAGACTGAACTGGATCACATGCCGACACTCTACGACACGATCCCCGGCTCTCGTGAATGGCCGATTAAGGCTGACTCTGCTCGCCCTGAGACCATCAGCTACCTGAAGCGTCAGGGTTTCAACATCTCCGCTGCTGAAAAGTGGCAGGGCAGCGTAGAGGATGGCATTGCCCACCTCCGCGGGTTTGAAGAAATCATCATCCATCCGCGCTGCAAAAACGTTGCCCGCGAAGCTCGCATGTGGTCATACAAAACTGATCGCATTACCGGTGAGGTGCTGCCGAAGCTGGCAGACGGTGACGAGCATACATGGGACGCTATCCGCTACAGCCTTGACGGCCATATCAAGCGTAAGGGCCAGATGGCCGGAATGATGATACCTAAACGCCTGCAAGGCAGATAA
- a CDS encoding DNA-packaging protein, protein MATEESKNEIGRPSKLAESKEKAREYLLGGYETIGDVVPSVAGLACYLGVARSSIYKWAGEDKSEDGFSDIVEGILSLQENKLLNGGLKGDYNPTIAKLLLAKHGYAEKQEVDNKSSDGSMSPKPTTIQLLPVEPKHE, encoded by the coding sequence ATGGCGACCGAAGAAAGTAAAAATGAAATCGGCCGCCCAAGTAAACTCGCCGAATCGAAAGAGAAAGCGAGAGAATATTTGCTGGGCGGCTATGAGACCATTGGTGACGTAGTTCCCAGCGTGGCAGGGCTTGCCTGTTATCTCGGTGTCGCAAGGTCATCCATCTATAAATGGGCCGGAGAAGATAAGTCAGAAGATGGCTTTTCGGACATCGTAGAGGGAATTCTGTCCCTGCAGGAGAATAAGCTCCTGAATGGCGGGCTGAAGGGGGACTATAACCCCACGATCGCCAAGCTACTCCTTGCCAAGCATGGTTATGCCGAGAAGCAGGAAGTCGATAACAAGTCATCTGATGGCAGCATGTCTCCGAAGCCAACAACTATTCAGCTTCTACCTGTAGAGCCAAAGCATGAGTGA
- a CDS encoding HNH endonuclease, which produces MKLLTHEYLIDNLYYNKETGLFTWVKPRKRITVGSYAGCQNLAGYITICLDKKIYRAHRLAWFFINGSWPDGEIDHINGIKTDNRISNLRQATRSENQRNQNAPKTNTSGIKGVSWDKKHKRWHAQCMVDKKLYNIGRYKDKADAEIAVRLFRTRHHRDFANHGMNGS; this is translated from the coding sequence ATGAAGTTGTTAACTCATGAATATTTAATAGATAACCTTTATTACAATAAAGAAACTGGTTTGTTTACATGGGTAAAGCCTCGTAAGCGAATTACTGTTGGAAGTTACGCGGGCTGCCAAAATCTAGCTGGTTACATCACTATATGCCTTGATAAAAAGATTTATCGAGCGCATAGACTGGCTTGGTTCTTCATCAATGGGTCATGGCCAGACGGAGAGATTGATCATATCAATGGAATCAAAACAGATAACAGGATTTCCAACCTTCGTCAGGCAACGCGATCAGAAAATCAAAGGAATCAAAACGCCCCGAAAACTAACACTTCTGGCATAAAAGGGGTTAGCTGGGATAAGAAACATAAGCGCTGGCATGCTCAATGTATGGTTGATAAAAAACTGTACAACATAGGTCGATATAAAGATAAAGCAGATGCAGAGATAGCGGTAAGGCTATTTAGAACAAGGCACCACAGAGATTTTGCAAATCATGGTATGAATGGCTCCTGA
- the lysC gene encoding Rz1-like lysis system protein LysC, with amino-acid sequence MLLTGCAKPQNPQVEYRAIKSPQISLPAELTSPIDVPSVPETLTFGESVELNAELYGVLGQCNIDRAAIRQIEISRSQ; translated from the coding sequence ATGCTGTTGACCGGCTGCGCGAAGCCGCAAAATCCGCAGGTGGAATACAGGGCGATAAAAAGTCCGCAAATCAGCCTGCCGGCGGAGCTTACCAGCCCCATTGATGTTCCGTCCGTGCCCGAGACGCTGACATTTGGCGAAAGCGTAGAGCTTAATGCAGAGCTGTATGGCGTGCTTGGTCAGTGCAATATTGACCGGGCAGCTATTCGGCAAATCGAAATTTCCAGATCACAGTGA
- a CDS encoding Rz lytic protein: MLNVISFIRNYSHIIIIGLVCIALWGLNARNGQLMATNDRLEKLANSKDEQINDLRSKNDDLASSVDALVTAVNQQNAVMSQVTEQRALTAQQNRKLQNEIKRYLAADKCAVAPVDSNAVDRLREAAKSAGGIQGDKKSANQPAGGAYQPH, from the coding sequence ATGCTCAACGTAATCAGCTTCATCCGAAATTACTCACATATCATCATTATCGGTCTCGTCTGCATTGCTTTGTGGGGATTGAATGCCCGCAACGGCCAGTTGATGGCAACCAACGACAGGCTGGAAAAGCTCGCAAACAGTAAAGACGAACAAATAAACGACCTGCGATCGAAAAATGATGACCTGGCATCCAGCGTTGATGCTCTGGTCACTGCAGTAAATCAGCAAAATGCCGTCATGTCTCAGGTCACTGAGCAACGGGCTTTAACAGCACAGCAAAACAGGAAGCTCCAGAATGAAATCAAGCGCTATCTGGCGGCGGACAAGTGCGCTGTCGCTCCTGTTGACAGCAATGCTGTTGACCGGCTGCGCGAAGCCGCAAAATCCGCAGGTGGAATACAGGGCGATAAAAAGTCCGCAAATCAGCCTGCCGGCGGAGCTTACCAGCCCCATTGA
- a CDS encoding glycoside hydrolase family 19 protein: MLTASEFQRAAGVSDVLRDAWYTNIAMAMSKYGINTPLRQAHFIAQTGHESSGFRKVEEGLNYSESALLSMFSKRITPTQAKKYGRNELHAADQKMIASIIYANRNGNGDIESGDGYRYRGRGLIQITGKANYAALVEQLGADVVGNPDLLTGYKLAAESAAAWWKNHGLNELADSDDVTRITRIINGGSNGLDDRKSRLTKAKGILCST; the protein is encoded by the coding sequence ATGTTAACAGCCAGTGAGTTTCAAAGAGCTGCCGGCGTCAGTGATGTTCTGCGCGATGCCTGGTACACAAACATTGCAATGGCGATGAGCAAATACGGCATTAACACGCCGCTGCGTCAGGCTCATTTCATTGCACAGACCGGCCATGAATCTTCTGGCTTCCGCAAGGTGGAAGAGGGACTGAACTACAGCGAAAGCGCACTGCTTTCCATGTTCAGTAAGCGCATTACCCCGACACAGGCCAAGAAGTACGGCCGCAACGAGCTTCACGCTGCCGACCAGAAGATGATCGCGAGCATCATTTACGCGAACCGGAACGGCAATGGCGATATCGAATCAGGTGACGGCTATCGCTATCGCGGGCGCGGACTGATTCAGATTACCGGCAAGGCTAACTATGCCGCTCTGGTAGAACAGCTTGGTGCTGACGTGGTTGGCAATCCTGACCTGCTGACCGGATACAAGCTGGCTGCCGAATCGGCTGCGGCATGGTGGAAGAATCACGGATTAAATGAACTTGCTGATTCTGATGATGTTACCCGCATCACCAGAATCATTAACGGTGGCTCTAACGGTTTAGATGACAGGAAATCCCGCCTCACAAAGGCTAAGGGGATTCTATGCTCAACGTAA
- a CDS encoding phage holin, lambda family, whose translation MKRMPEKDPGFWASLIAWLYAHRNESGYAGLAGVMALLRATYLGKEPWPRRLLDAAMCSFFAFFLQPTLQVIGSVFNWNFSEDTTRVAAVFLGFLGVDYISSKIRRQIDKRFGDSDVNSQ comes from the coding sequence ATGAAACGTATGCCCGAAAAAGATCCTGGGTTCTGGGCAAGCCTTATAGCCTGGCTCTATGCCCACAGAAACGAATCCGGTTATGCAGGACTTGCGGGCGTAATGGCTCTCCTCCGCGCGACATATCTCGGTAAAGAGCCGTGGCCTCGTCGTCTTCTCGATGCGGCGATGTGCAGCTTCTTTGCTTTCTTCCTTCAGCCAACGCTGCAGGTGATTGGCTCTGTATTTAACTGGAACTTCAGTGAAGACACGACTCGCGTTGCTGCTGTTTTCCTTGGCTTCCTTGGTGTGGATTACATCTCGTCGAAAATCCGGCGCCAGATTGATAAACGATTTGGAGACAGTGATGTTAACAGCCAGTGA
- a CDS encoding YlcG family protein encodes MTEYLKEKWLKLRIMKMRGMAEINYRIIRNTAKIMGVKHAR; translated from the coding sequence ATGACCGAATACCTCAAAGAGAAGTGGCTGAAGCTTCGCATCATGAAAATGCGCGGCATGGCAGAGATAAATTACCGGATCATCCGCAACACAGCGAAAATCATGGGGGTTAAGCATGCACGCTGA
- a CDS encoding HNH endonuclease signature motif containing protein, producing MHYFRMMRYGTYELTKNGKRKPRSKNAKGYQMLHLPDHPLAMANGSVYEHRKVVYDQYGENLPPCELCMKVVDWKTAHIDHKDDSVDNNRKGNLRVLCRACNVMRSRVHIPQHTVKRRHAITFNGVTKTATEWARDPRVTVAGKTIILRLKRGMTVEQALFGEKITHRGTKAKSRTPLYGEYQGPKTSEAA from the coding sequence ATGCATTACTTCAGAATGATGCGCTATGGCACGTATGAACTCACAAAAAATGGAAAGAGGAAGCCCCGCTCGAAAAATGCAAAGGGCTATCAAATGCTTCACCTTCCAGACCATCCGCTGGCTATGGCAAATGGCTCAGTCTATGAACACCGCAAAGTGGTGTACGACCAATATGGCGAAAACCTTCCCCCATGTGAACTGTGCATGAAAGTCGTTGACTGGAAAACGGCACATATCGATCACAAAGATGACTCTGTAGACAACAACCGCAAAGGAAATCTGAGGGTTTTATGCAGAGCCTGCAACGTCATGCGCTCACGCGTTCATATACCTCAGCACACTGTGAAGCGCCGACATGCCATCACATTTAACGGGGTAACGAAAACAGCAACTGAATGGGCAAGAGACCCAAGGGTTACCGTCGCCGGGAAAACGATAATCCTGCGTCTCAAAAGAGGAATGACGGTTGAGCAAGCGCTCTTTGGCGAAAAGATAACTCACCGCGGCACCAAAGCTAAATCTAGGACTCCTCTTTACGGCGAATACCAAGGGCCAAAAACTTCGGAGGCAGCATGA